CGACCTGAAAGACGACACGGGAATGACAATGCTGATCTTTCAGACATGCAATATCTCTTTGCATATGCAGAGAACAATGCCGCTCAGGGGAATGTTCCATGGACGATCCGACAGACATGTGTATTCCACCGATATAATCCTGCGGGATCCGGCAATctctggatcttctttcACGCGAGGCCACGATCAAagatgcagcagcagatcGAAGCCGAGATCACTTCGCAACATGCAGGCGTGTCTAAGAGGTGGTACTGGATGCATTTACTCGTGCTTTCGGCATATATTGGTAATTGGCGCTGGTGTATCCGCAGTCTGGGcgaggagatcgagaagaCTGTCAGTTTGAAATGCGACCGAGGCTTTTGTGAAGTCGAGTAATGCTAATTATCTGCTTAGGTTGATATCGCTCTGACGTTGGATCTCTCTAAGGCTGATCATGATAAAGACGGGCTCATCCGACTATTGACGCCGCAATATTTAGGAGACAAGCTCCTACCGCTCTCATCTAGACTAAAGGTTGCGTTAGAAACCGTTCGCAAGCTAGATGAAATCAACACATTTTTCCAATCCAAGGGGTTTATGACTGATGACGACTCACAACGATTTGCAAGCGAGATGGCGTACTACAAAACTACTATCGAAGGGTACAGTAAAAGCGTGGAAGTACTCGAAGGAAAGGTGAAAGGTATCTCGGATCTGGTATGTCTTTTATCTTATGACCCTATCATGATCATGCTCAGACTTTCTAACGTCACTCATCCACATGTAGTTGGCAGTTGCCCTAAACCTCAAGGGCCAAACTGTAGCCAATGAAATTAACGACAAGATGCTGCAGCTCACTAGCGAGGCATTCGAAGATAATGCTACTGTCCGGGTTGTCACTCTAGTCACCCTTATCTACCTTCCTGCTAGCTTCGTCTCCGTGAGTCTCATCCAATATGCATGGTACATGTCAGCTCTAACAATACGTGCAGACTCTCCTCGGAATGAACCTTTTTGAGTTTGGAGATTCGAATGGGCAAGGGTTCACGATCTCGAAGCAGTTTTGGATCTTCGTCGTGGCTGCAGTACCGCTTACGATGCTCACCCTGGGATCTTGGTATATCATCACCAAACGGCAGGTGAAACTGcggcagaagaggaaggaggagagagcAGGAAGCAAGATGTGCTGAGATATTTTTCCTTCgtatctttcctttgtacTTGTCTAtttgcttcctcttttcatAAGTATATATGTCTCTTGATTGGATATACGAGCGTGGCAAGATAGTCAAGGTGTTTTAACAACAgcatggtgttggaggatATGTTCTGCAAATTGCCAAGCAATTTTATACATAACCCATGGATAGATACACATAGAAATCAAGTTTACATGCTCAAATAAATTACGCAACCTACAAAAGTACCCTTTATATTCGAATAAGTTGATTATCGAAAGCAATAAGTAGTTCCTGCCTCGAATTTCTCCGGCATCCAGCTGATCATGTGATTTTTCGAGATAGGATCCTTTCGCCTGGTATCAACTGATCTATAAGATATTCTCTATAGTTGCTGATCTTCGAGCGGATGTCTTACTCCGCCCGTCATAATatggccttgttcttcattCCAGGACAAACACCAGACAACTGTAACGGGTGGGAAAGAAGGTAGCCTCGGACGAAACTGGCCCATACGGCCGTTACCTCGTGCTcacagcttcttcaagatcaattCACCTCCATCATCTAGAGGAACTATAAACGACATATGCTCCACTCTGTCCGAGAGACTCTATGCCGGATTCTTACATTCTGCTCTGATATTCCGGGATAGCTCCTCTAACAGTGCGGGCGTAGAAAGTTATGTCGACTAAGAAGGCTACTCCCCGAAAGATGGGCCTTTGATCCCATTCTAGCCGACGACTGGGTAAGTATGTCGCCGGTATTCTAAGCATTCATACTATGGTGAGAACGAAACAGACGGTATTTCTCAAAGTATTCCGGTACATCTCAAGACAAACAGAAGACAATTTCCCAGGATGGCAGCGGCACGGCAGAGGGAAGGATGTTCCTATTTTTATTACTACATTAGCCaagattgatattgttgatgCATCAATCCCGTGTAAAATTAGTCTGGATTCGTACCTACTCTGAGGGCCAGTAGATGTCAGCGAAAgtataattttcttttctcaatgCTGTCGGTTAGTGCACCGGTACTTTTGTGCCATtgccaagagaaaaaacTATCTACAAGATTGGCTATCGATGGATGCCTGCATCACTCATGACTAGGCCAACATGTTTCCGTCTGGACTGGTATCAAATCATGCATCCTGGCATCTGAATGCATTCCTCGGGCCGTGGACCATGCTAGCTTCCATATAAGCATGGCATGTGAAGAACACCCTTTCTGTTTATACCTGGGGCGTCTCGCTTTGCTGGTTATGCtggccttcttcctcacGTCAATGCTTCTCTGGAGGTAGGGAGGCTTCGCGGTTGCTCATCGACGCCTGCTCAACGTGAAACGGTAGCGACTTGTAATCTCGGAAGCTATACGAAGAAATTTTGcgttcgtttctttccatggGCTGCCATGTCGAATTTCCGCAGTGAGAATCTTCGGACACCGGTTTTGAGACCTTCCTGATATGGTATTCTTCCCTCGTATTGAGATCAGGCAGCGTCAAGGGGAGGAAAATTCCCCTAGCAATCATGCGATATTGAAATTCGGAGAAACCGTCTCTCCCTTCCACCATCCGGCACAACCGGAGGACGTAAAATGCAGCGTTAATTAATGCAAGAGaattcttcctccacctaTAGTACCAAAGCGTGCGCCACAACGAATCCTAGAAGTCGAAGTGCAGATGAAACTGAGACACTAAAGCCGTTTTGCCTTTGCCAGACTGACCCACTAGGTGGATCATTCAAAATTCAGAAAATTCATAGCATGCATCTCAGTGAGCCAAACCCTTGTCGTATACTCAGGCTGCCGGAATCAATTGTCCGACGATATCGAGGACATTTCATCAATCCAGAACACCACAATACTTGGTTAGAGAATGATGTCACGATCCCTTTGTGAGGTGTCAAAGCGCCAGGCTGATCCGGAGATTTGCCGAATATGACAAATCCGTATTGGTGATTCTGACCGTTGATCCCTCTCTAttttctggaaaaagatGAGACCCCTCATTCAGGGATTTCAGGCAACCCAATTTAGGGTAGATTAAACCGACAAGTTAAGGCTCAAAATGGATAAATCCATGATGCCGGGTAATCCGTACCTTCGGTCCCAGCCAACGGGATATCACAAATCACCCTGGCTTGAAACCACGACGAATAGGCAGCACCGGAGAATAAACGGCAAAACCTTTTAGTGAGCTAGCGAACTTTACCAGAGGAACCATGTGGGCTAGCTCCTTTCCGATGTACCGAAAGGACCACGATGCCCGATGCCCACTGGCACAAGTAGGGACCTAGCTCCCTCAGAGTGAGACAAGCATGAGACAAAGGGTGGGATATGGGCGAGGGAGTTCGGCAGATGAGCACCTATTATCCCGATTGTTGGACGAAAGATGAACTGAGGACTGACGGTGGGGCCGAGCCTTACCGGATCTTGGCTTGAACCCCTAGGGCCCATGGGTCCGCTATGCCCTAAACGCCTCCTAGGGCTGCGCTCGTCGTTAGAGGTTGATGATACTGATAATAGCACGGTGGAACAGTCTCGTAGTGGAGATTTTCGTTCCACCAATAACTGAATTATTTCGGTATCATGGAAAACAGGCCCACGCTATCGCCAAGCTCAAGATCCGAAGCTTAAGTATGGAGAACCATGAGGTATAAAAAGTCTCGTTGTCCAGGGCTTTCAGggaattcttcaacaccaaATCACTGCTTTCATTCgtttgctttccttgtctctgTTGAACAGGCCCTATACATTCATTTATTCATTCTCGTACGTTCTGTTGACCAGAACCCATTCATTCACTATGCATTTCCAACTTCTCGGCCTCGCCGCCCTCGGCTCTCTCGCCGCTGCTGCTCCCGCCCCTTCTCGCACCTCTGAACTGGTTGAGAGAGGCTCTTCTTGCACTTTCACCTCCGCTGCTCAGGCCTCTGCGAGCGCCAAGAGCTGCTCCAACATCGTCCTCAAGAACATCGCTGTCCCTGCTGGAGAGACTCTTGACCTGTCCAAGGCCAAGGACGGTGCCACCGTACGTTCAACCAACTGCACAATATTCAGTACACGACAGATTAGTTAATTCAATCCATCTTTTAGATCACCTTCGAGGGCACCACCACCTTCGGCtacaaggaatggaagggaCCCCTGATCCGTTTCGGTGGTAACAAAATCACCGTCACCCAGGCCGCCGGCGCTGTCATTGACGGCCAGGGCTCCCGCTGGTGGGACGGCAAGGGCACCAACGGTGGCAAGACCAAGCCCAAGTTCATCTACGCCCACAAGCTCCAGTCCTCGACCATCAAGGGTTTGCACGTTAAGAACTCCCCCGTCCAGGTCTTCAGCGTCCAGGGTAACGACGTCCACCTGACCGACATCACCATCGACAACTCGGATGGTGACAACAATGGTGGTCACAACACCGATGCTTTCGACGTTAGCGAGAGTAACGGTGTCTACATCACCGGTGCCAATGTCAAGAACCAGGATGACTGCCTGGCCATCAACTCTGGTGAGGTAAGTAGCTCAGAATACTTTCATCCCCCTTGACGCACAGATATTGACATGGCACAGAACATCGAATTCACCGGCGCTACCTGCTCCGGCGGTCACGGTATCTCCATCGGTTCCATCGGTAACCGCGACAGCAACACCGTCAAGAACGTCAAGGTTGCCGACTCCACCGTCGTCGACTCCGACAACGGTATCCGTATCAAGACCATCTCTGGTGCTACCGGCTCTGTCAGCGGCGTGACCTACGAGAACATCACCctcaagaacatcaagaagaacggTATCGTCATCGAGCAGGACTACAAGAACGGTGGCCCCACCGGCAAGCCCACCACCGGTGTCCCCATCACTGACCTCACTGTCAACGGTGTCACTGGCTCCGTTGCCAGCAAGGCCACCCCCGTCTACATCCTCTGCGGCAAGGGCAGCTGCTCTGACTGGACCTGGAAGGGTGTCAGCATCTCCGGTGGCAAGAAGTCTGATAAGTGCCAGAACATTCCTTCTGGCGCTTCTTGCTAAGCGAACAATGCTTGATCGCG
The sequence above is a segment of the Aspergillus oryzae RIB40 DNA, chromosome 3 genome. Coding sequences within it:
- a CDS encoding uncharacterized protein (predicted protein), producing the protein MQQQIEAEITSQHAGVSKRWYWMHLLVLSAYIGNWRWCIRSLGEEIEKTVDIALTLDLSKADHDKDGLIRLLTPQYLGDKLLPLSSRLKVALETVRKLDEINTFFQSKGFMTDDDSQRFASEMAYYKTTIEGYSKSVEVLEGKVKGISDLLAVALNLKGQTVANEINDKMLQLTSEAFEDNATVRVVTLVTLIYLPASFVSVSLIQYAWYMSALTIRADSPRNEPF
- a CDS encoding glycoside hydrolase family 28 protein (predicted protein) gives rise to the protein MHFQLLGLAALGSLAAAAPAPSRTSELVERGSSCTFTSAAQASASAKSCSNIVLKNIAVPAGETLDLSKAKDGATITFEGTTTFGYKEWKGPLIRFGGNKITVTQAAGAVIDGQGSRWWDGKGTNGGKTKPKFIYAHKLQSSTIKGLHVKNSPVQVFSVQGNDVHLTDITIDNSDGDNNGGHNTDAFDVSESNGVYITGANVKNQDDCLAINSGENIEFTGATCSGGHGISIGSIGNRDSNTVKNVKVADSTVVDSDNGIRIKTISGATGSVSGVTYENITLKNIKKNGIVIEQDYKNGGPTGKPTTGVPITDLTVNGVTGSVASKATPVYILCGKGSCSDWTWKGVSISGGKKSDKCQNIPSGASC